From the genome of Candidatus Krumholzibacteriia bacterium:
ACCGATTCAGGGTTTCCCTGAGGCTGCAAGGAGTGCGGGCCGAAGGCCAGTCCCAGTTTCGGACCGGAAGCCCAGCCGGTCAGGCTCCCCTACCTTGGCAGTGCAACAGCTGCGGTCCAGCGCCAGGCGGCCTCTGGCCCGCCCTGGCGGGGGGGCCGCCCCGAGTGCTAAACTAGGGCACGCCTTGCAGCTCTCGGCCGTGACGCCAGCGCCGGCGGCGCGCCTCTGAAGCCGGTGGGAGGGAGCAAGGTCTGGCGTCAGCGGCCAGGAGAGTCCGTCTGCCCGAACCCGCCTCCCGCACTGCAGGGTGATTCTCGTGTTGGCCATGGCATGGATTCGCTCACACCGTGACCACGGCGCTCCGCTGGGAGGCGGTGGCCGGGTGCGTTGCCGCACCAGGGCATGGCCCTGGGGCGTTTGGCTGCTCGCCTTCCTCCTGTGCACCGGCAGCACCGGTTGCGGTGGCACGGCAGCACCGCGCGGCACCGCGGAGGACGAGCCCGGCGTCGTCGATCTCACCGATCCGAAAACACCCATTCCGCCGGAGCGCTTCCTGCAGCCCGACAACGCCCTGATCGCCCCGGGAGATCAGATCTATCTCAAGGCGCTCAGCTACGAAGACCTGAATGGCACGATGACGGTGGCGCAGGACGGCCGGATCAACGTGAGCCTGCTCGGGAGCGTGCGAGCCGCCGGACTGACGCTGGCGCAGCTCGACGACTCGCTCACCACGCGCTACTCGTCGTATTTCCGCAACTTCGATCTGGCGGTGGTCCTGGTGGAAAGCTCCGCGCGCAACGTCTACGTCCTCGGGCAGGTACGGAACCCGGGACGCTTCGCCTTCGGACCGGGAGACCGGGTGGTGCACAGCCTGGTGCTGGCGGGCGGTCTCATGGAGACGGCCCGGGAGAACAGCATCATCCTCATGCGCCGCGACCCGGAGGGCACCGACCACGCCTACCGCCTGGATTTCGCCCGGCTGCACCAGGCGCTGGCGCCGAAAGACATCTACCTGCAGCCAGGAGACTTGGTGTTCGTGCCGAAGAGCCGCTTCCGCACCTTCACCGATTTCGCCAAAGAGTTCCTGGACGTCGCCCAGCGCACCGCCATCACGGCGCTGCTCGTGGACGATCTAGCTTGGAGACAACGTGTCGAGAACGTCTCGGTGGCACGCTGACGTCACCACGAAGACTCCGGTGCCCCAGAGCACCGCGACCCCGGCGGCGGCACGGCCGGCGTCCGTGCGTCCAGCGGTCTCCAAGCCGGTCATCTACTCCTTCCTGGAGCTCCTCTTCGGGCGCTGGATGATCATCGCCGGCATCTTCGGCTCCGCGGTGTTCTGGTCGTACCTGACTTTGGCACGGGCGCCGAACACCTACGACGCCAAGGCGGAGGTGCTCATCCGGCGCGGCAAGCTGCAGGTGGTGCAGAACGTTCCCATCCTGCGCCAACAAGAGGAACTCGGTTCCGAGGTGGACATTCTCAACTCGATCACGGTGCTGGACGAGGTGGTGAAGCAGCTCCTGGCGCTCACCGAGCTGCCCAAGAATCTGGACCAGGGCGAGCGGCAGTTGATCTTCGGCACCTACGCGCCCACGCGGCCCCCGGCCGCGCTCTCCTCCCGGGACCTGCCCACCACGGATCCAGCCCGGCTGTTCAAGTACCTGAAGAACAAGTTTCGCGTCGAGAAGTTCGGCGAGTCCAACGTCATCCAAGTGTCCCTGGACTCGCCCAGCCCCGCCTTCTCCGCCGCGGCAGTCAACACCCTCATCGAGGTCTACGAGAAGTTCAATCTCACCATGGAGCAGACCCCGGGTCAGTCGCAGTACTTCGCCCAGGAGATCCGCAAGGTGGACGACGAGATCGACGAGCTGCAAGGACGGATGGCGAGCTTCAAGAGTGCCCACCAGGTCGTCGACCTGGGGAAGCAGCAGGAACTCCTCGCCCTGCGCCGGCACTCTCTCGTCTCCGAGCTCGACGAGCTGCAGGTGGACAAAGCCGCGCTGGAGACCGACCTGGCGGCGGTGCGGGAGCGTGACAAGGGGCGGGTGCCCGCCTTCCTGCGCAAGGACGAGATGGTGGTGAAGATGCGCCAGGACCTCAACTTCCACGCCGCCGAGCTGGCCCAGCTGCAGTCGAAGCTGACCGAGGACAATCCGCTCGTGGTGGCCAAGCGCGAGGAAGTGGAGACGCTGCAGGACAAGCTGGCGCAGGAGGAGAAGCGGGTCATCGCGCAGCAGGAGCATCTGTACGCCCAGCTGAAGAGCCGCGAGGCCGAGCTGCAGCACAAGATCACCGAGGTGGACACGCTGCTGGTGGCCTACCCCGGGGTGGAGGCGAAGCTGGACCGCTACGACCGCGACATCACCCAGCGGACCATGAAGAGGGCGGACATGGTGGAGCAGCTCTTCAAGTCGGCCACCCTGGAGAGCCCCGACGAAGCCATGAACAAGGTGAAGGTGGTCAGCTTCTCTTCCGTACCGACGCTCCCCGTGGAAGCGCGCAAGGGCTTCAAGTTCATGGTGGCCGTGGTCTTCAGCTTGATCCTGGCCTTCGTGGTGGCCGGCTTCGTGGACAACGTGGATCACACCATCCGTCGGCGCGAGCAGGTGGAGGATCACCTGGCGCTGCCGCACCTGGCCTCCATCAGCACCCATTACCTCTGAGGCGGGGCCTGTCACCATGAGCAAGATCTTCGATGCCCTGCGCAAAGCGGAACAGAACTCGGTGGAGCTGGTGGTGCCGCCCCTGGAGGGTGGAACGCCGGGGACGGAAGCGCACCCCCGGGAGGTGCGGCTCCAGGAGACCGAGTTCGGCCGGCTGAGCAGCGCCGTGATCAGCAGCTTCACCAGGGTGAAGGAGGGCCGCATCGTGCTCGTGGTGGGCGCTGCGGTCCGCGAGGGCGCCACCTATGTCACCGCCCACCTCGGGCAGGCTCTGGCCGCCGGCTGCGGCGGCGACGTGCTCTGCCTGGACGGCAACTTCCACGATCCGAGCTTGGCGCGGCACACCGGCGCCAAGTCGGGCCTGGGCCTCACGGACGTCGCGGAGAACGGCTACACCCGGGAGCTCGCCAGCGTCATCCAGCCCGGCGACACCAACAACCTCTTCGTCGTCACACCGGGGAGAAAGAGGCTGAGCTCCGTGGCTTTCTTCGACAGCCCGCAGTTCGACGCCATGCTCGCGGAGATGCGCCGGACCTTCCGTTTCACCCTCGTCGACGGTCCACCGCTCCTGGCCTACCCCGATTCGATCCACCTGGCGGCGCGGGTGGACGGCATCCTCCTGGTGGTGCGCCAGGGACGTTTGAAGCGCGAGGTGCTGCAGAAAGCCATGGACCCCTTGCAGAGCCAGGATGCCCCCATGCTGGGGGTGGTGCTCAACCGGCGCCGCTTCGCCATCCCGCACTTCGTGTACAAGCTCATCTCCTGACGGGAGCCGGCGGACGATGCGGCTCAACGCCCGCTATCTCAGCAACTCCCTCTTCGATTTCATCGAGAACACCAAGCTCGGGGACCGGCTCTTTCGACTCGGCCGGTTGGCAGCCTTCGGCTTGGTGTTGCTCGTGGTGGGCAAGTTCGCCTCCGGGCAGTTCCTGAGCTTCCGGTACCAAGACGTGCTGTTCATGGCCATCGCCGGTGTGGTCTTCATGCTGGTGTTCTGGCGTTGGGAACTGGGCATCATCCTCGTCCTCTGCAGCACCAGCTTCATCGTTTACTACGACGTGCTGCCGACGCTGTCGCTGTACCACTTCATCCCGGAGATCCCGGTTCTGGAGCATCTCCGCCTCACCCTCGGCCAGGGGCTCATGCTCTTCCTCCTGGCGGCTTTCTGCTTGAGCGGCGAGATCGGCACGGCGCGCCGCCGGCTGGCCACGCCGGTGGCGGCGACGGTCCTCTTGTTCCTGCTGGCCATGCTGGTGGTTTCCATGGTCGGGTTGGCGTTCCGCGGCGTCGGCCTCCGCATGATGGTGGAGACCTCGAGGTCGTACTGGTTCTACCTCATGTTCTTCGTCGGCGCTCTTTGCCTGCGCAGCCGCAGGGAATTGCGCCTCCTCCTGCAGGCTTGCTTCTGCATGTCCCTGATCGTCGCCGTGCTCATGTACGCCCAATTCTTCGCCGGCGAACGGGCCAAGTTCTTTCTCGGCAACTCGATCCGGGTGGAGTCTTTCGGTGGCTTCGCCGGCCGCATTCTGCCGCCCGGAACGGAGCTCATCTGGACGACCGTGCCCTTCGTGGTCTCCCGCATCCCCTTGTGCTCGCCGCGTGGCGCCCGGGGTCTTTACCTGGCGCTGTTTCTTCTCCTCGGCGGCTTGCTCCTCACCTTCACCCGCAGCATCTGGCTAGGAGTCCTGCTCTCCATGGCGATCATGGCGGTGCTCGGCCGCGGCGCCATCCGCCTCGGCGTGGCGCGGATCTTCTTGGCCATGGTGGTGAGCGTGGCGCTCCTGCTCTTGCTGCTCAGCATCGTCTCCACCGAACGGGAAAACTACATGACCCCGTACATCAAGCGCTTCACCTCGATCTTCAAGGCCGAGTCCTACGCCGAAGGCAGCTCCGCCGGAGCCCGCTTCATGGAAATCAGCGCCGCCTGGCCGAAGATCGTGGAGCACCCTTGGTTGGGGATCGGAGTGGGCGGCGTCTATCGCTACGAGGAGGACTGGGACGAAATCTGGCAGTCGCACTACTGGCGGCCGGTGAGCTACATCCACAACGCCTACGTGCTGCTGCTCACGCAGGGCGGCGTCCTGGCGCTCGGGACGTGCCTCACCATGTTCGTCACCTTCTTCGTCCGCGCCCGGCGCGTCTATCACACCTTGCAGTCGCCGGAGGACCGCAGCATCGTCATCGCCTGCATCGGTTCCACCGCCTCGATCCTGCTGGCGTCGGTGATGCAGCCCAGCCTGTGGTATCCCCCCGCCGTGCCCTGTCTGGCGCTCATGCTCGGCATCGTGGAAGCGGTGCGCTATTTCTCCGAGCGGGACGCCGAAGCCGCAGTGGTCTGGGACAGCAGTCGCTGATAGTGTGCCTCCAGCTTCTCGCCGACCCGTGTCCAGGTGAAGTCACGCAGGATCGTGCGGCGCCCTTCGGCGCCGAGACGCGCTGCCAGCGCCGGCTGGTCGAGCACCGCCTCCAGGCGCGCCGCCAGCGCCTCGGGCTCCCCGGGAGGCACGAAGAGGCCGTTCACTCCGTCCTCGATCAGATCCGGAAAACCGCCGACGCGGGACGCCACCACCGGGGTGCCGCAGGCGAGGGCTTCCAGGTTCACCAGCTCGAACACGGATTCCAACGACGGGGTGGCGAACACCGTCGCCGCCTGGTAAGCACGGAGCAGGCGTTGCGGGTCACGCAAGTCCGGCAGGTGTTCGATCTGGTGGAAGCCGCGGGCTTCTTCCGCCGCCAGGGCCTGCCGGAAGGTCTCGCCGTACTGGGGGTCGCGGCTGATGGTGAGCAGCACGATGCGGGCCGGGCGCCGGAAGTGACGCAGCGCTTGCACGAGCACGAGGGGGCCCTTGTGCACCTGCAAGCCGCCGACGAAAAGGACCGTGCGCGGCTCCTTGAGCTCCGGCCGCGGCTGGAAGAAGCGCTCGTCCACGCCGTAGTGCACCGTGCCGATGCAGGCGTCGGGGACGCCGATGGCCTGCAGCGCCGGCACCGTGGAGGTGCAGCCGGTGAGGAAGAAGTCGGCGCCACGGCGCAGGATGGCGCGGCTCAAGCGGTGCTGGCGGTAGTGGAAACGGTAGGTGACGTCCAGGGTGTGGCACCAGAGCACCCGCGGCATGGGCACGCGGCGCAGCAGCCAGAGGAAGCCGAGCTCGATGTCGTTGTGCAGCTGCACGATGTCGTGGCCCCGCGCTTGCCGGGCGAAGCCGGGCTTGTAGAGATACTTGACGACGTAGTTGTGCGGGAAAACGCGGTTCTCGACCTTGGCGAGGAAGAGGTCCAGGCCCTGGCGCGTCCGCGGCACGAGGTTGAGCGCCGGCCAGCGCACCACGCGGAGGCCCTGCCACTCGCTTTCCTCGTGTTTCCAGAGCGCCCGTTGCCGGGCATCGGTGTTGAGGGTGAGGATGTCGACCTGATGGCCGCGGTCGCGGAGCGCCAAGGCGCTGTTCTTGAGCACCCGTTCGCCGCCGCCGGTCACGGGATCCCAGAAGGGGCTCACCATGAGGATCCTCACGGCGAGACTCCCCGGATGCGTTCGGGTGCAACGCTGTAGGTGTCGGTGTCCTGCGGGTCGTACTCCACGTCGGCCACGGCGAGCACGGCGAGCTCGGTGCCGGCATCGGCGACCAGACTGTGCGCGACCCCGGGGGGCACGCGCACCGACACCGGAGCGGCGGCGTCGAAGCGCACCTGCGCTCGCCGTTCGCTTTCGGTGTCGTAAAGGTAGAGAGTGCCGCTCCCGGCCACCGGACAGAACCACTCCGTCGTGCGCCGGTGGAAGTGGTTGGCCCGCGTCTCGCCGGCGGCGCCGACGGAGAGGTACACCTCGCCGAAGGGCCGGCCGCCGAGGTGGCGGGATTGCAGGGCCTTGAGGAACCAGCCGCGGCTGTCGTCCAGCCGGCGCAAAGGCCGTACCTCGTACCAGACGTCGCTCACCTCAAGAGCTCCCGCTCATGCCCGCGCCTCCGAGGGGGCGGGCGCGATACCAGGCGATGGTGCGCCGCAGACCTTCCTCCAGTGCCACCTGCGGGCTCCAGCCGAGCAGCTGCCGCGCCCGGGTGTTGTCGCAGTAGAACTCCCAGGTCTCGCCGGGGCGGTAGGGCAGCTTGCCCAACTCGGCGCGCACGGGATTGCCCATCAAATCGAGAACGAGGGCGGCCACATCGCGGATGCGCCGTGGCTCGGCGCAGCCCAAGTTGAGCACCAAACCCTCGACGCCGTCCGCTTCGGCGCAGCGCAGCAATCCTGCCACGATGTCGTCCACATAGTTGAACTCCCGCGTCTGCTCGCCTCCGGTCATGGGGAAGTCGCGCCCGGCGAGGGCGCTGCGGATGAGGGCGGGGACGAGGAGGTCCGCGGTTTGCCCGGGGCCGTAGGTGAGGAAAGGGCGGACGACGACGGCGCGGAGACCGAAGGCGGCGCAGAGCATGCGGACGAAGGCCGTCGCTGCCGCCTTGGCGGCAGAATAGGGGGACACCGGCGCCGGGTCCTGGCTCTCCCGGAAAGGCGCCGGCCCGTTGCCGTATTCCTCGCAGGTGCCGACGTGCACCAGACGGCCGACGCCTTGCACGAGACAAGCCCGGGCCACGTGCACCGCCGCCATCTGCGTGCTCCGCACTTGGGCTTCCAGGTGCGCCAGGTCGCGGGCCACGTCCACCGCGCTCGCCAGGTGGAAGACGACCTCCGGGCGCAGCTCCGCCAGCAGCCTGCCGGCGGCATCGGCTTCGCCCAGGTCGGCGGGGTGGTAGGCGACGCCCGCCGGCAACGTTCCTTCCGGCAGCGCTTCGCGCCGGCGCCGCCCGACCACGGCGACCGTGTCGCCGCGGCGAACGAGACTCTGCACCAGGTGACGGCCGATGAAGCCGGCGCCGCCGGTGACCAGCACGCGCATGCCTTCCCCCAGGGTGATTCAGGTCCCGAAGCGGGCGCGCGGCGAGGCGAAGAAGTCCCGGTACCAGTCGATGGTCTCGAGGAAGCCGCGCTCCACGTCGTACACCGGTTCCCAGCCGAGCAGGCGCCGTGCCTTCGCCGCCGACAGGTACTGGTGCGGAATCTCGGCGCGGGCCTCGCCCAGGACCACGGGCTCGAGGTTGGTGCAGAGCATGAGCTCGCGCAGGCGGCGGACCACGTCGAGGACGGTCATCTGGATCTCGTTGCTGAAGTTGAAGGCCTGTCCCCACAGACTCCGGTCGTCCATGCGCTCGGCGAGGGCGAGATAGGCGTGCACCGCATCGAGCACGTAGAAGTAGTCCCGCACCCAGGTGCCGTCGCTGCGGATCACCGGGCGTTCGCCACGCAGCAGCGCCTTGATGGTGCCCGGAACCAGGCGGTTCCAATTCAAGTCGCCACCGCCGTAGAGGTTGCCGCAGCGGGTGATGGTCACGGGCAGTTCGAAGGTGGCGTGGTAGGACTGGGCCAGCAGGTCGGCGCAGGACTTGGAGGCGTCGTAGGGATGCCGCCCTTGCAGGGCGAAGGTCTCGTCGTAGGGCAGCTGGGTGTGTTCACCGTAGGCCTTGTCGCTGGAAGCCACCACCACCCGGCGCACGCTGCGGGTGCGCCGCGCCGCCTCCAGCAACACCCAGGTGCCCTTGATGTTGCTCTCGAAGGTGGAAAGAGGGCTGCGGTTGGCGGTGCCGACGATGGTCTGCGCCGCCAGGTGGAAGACGCTGTCGATCTCGTACTCGTTGAGTGCCCTCTCCACCAGCTCCAGGTCCTCGACGGCGCCATGCACCGCCGTCACCGCGTTCCATTCCTCGCTGTTCAGGATGAGCGAGCGCGGCACGCGGTCACGCACCAGGCCGACGACATTGGCGCCGCGACGCACCAGCTCCCGAGTGAGCCACGAGCCCAGGATGCCGGTGCAGCCGGTGACGAAGACGTTGGTGTCCTGCCAGAAACCCGCCACCGTGCCGTTCACCAGACCTTCCAGGGCGTCTCGCCGCGCTTCCACATCTCGTTGTAATCGGTGAAGTCCCGGTACGTATCCATGCTCTTCCAGAAGCCATCGTGCCGGTACAGCGACAGCTGGCCCGCCGCGGCGAGCCGGTCCAGAGGCTCGCGCTCCAGCACGGCCTGCGGGTCCAGCCAGGAGAGGAACTCGCGCCGGAAGACGAAGAAGCCACCGCTCACGTAGCTGTCGAGCTGGGGCTTCTCGCGGAAGTGATCCACCCGGCGGCCGCTCTCGCTCTCGATGACGCCGAAGCGCGAATCCGGGCGCACTCCGGTCACCGTGCCGATGCGGCCCTCGCGCAGGTGGAAGTCGTAGAGGGCGCGGATGTCGATGTCCGCCAGTCCGTCGCCGTAGGTGGCGAAGAAGTGCTCGCCCTGGACATAGCGGGCGACGTGGTAGAGCCGTCCGCCCGTCATGGTCTCGAGCCCGGTGTCGGCGCAGGTGATCCGCCATGGTTCGTGGGCGTTGCCGGCGTGCACTTCCGTGCGTGCTTCGGGGCCGAGGTGCATGGTGAAGTCGTTGTCCATGACCCGGTAGTTCAGCACCCACTCCTTGATGACTTCCATCTTGTAGCCCAGGCAGAGGATGAAGCGCCGGCAGCCGAAGGCGCTGTAGATCTTCATGATGTGCCAGAGCATCGGATGGGGCCCGACCCGCACCATGGGCTTGGGCTTGAACTCGGTTTCGCCGGCCAGGCGCATGCCCATGCCGCCGCAGAGGATGACCACGGGGACGTCGGCCAGGGGGGTGCCCTGTGCGCTCGGGGAGCCGGACACGTTGCATGCCTCCGGAAGGGTCCGCTGGGGCTGGCGTTGCGGACGGGATCTGCTGGGCGCGATCGATTATAGCCCAAGGGCGGCGCCCGGCGACCTGGTGCCGCGCCGCTCAGCCGCTACCACCGGCGCGGCGCGATTTCCAGACCTCGACGATGTCTTGGCGCAGCGGTCGCGACAGCGCCACGCAGGTCGCCGCCGCCGCGGCGAGGAGCGCGAGGCGCAGCGCCACGCCGGCCCGGAGCCCGGCGAGGAGCACTCCCGCCAGAAAGACGAGGAGGCCCAGGTAGCCGCGTCCCGCCGGCCGCAGGCGGCGGCTGACGACGACGTCGGTGACCGCCCAGGCCAAAACGTTGAAGAGGAAGCTGGCCCAGGCGGCGCCCAGCAACCCCCAGTTGCGGATGAGAACGAATTGCAGCGCGATGCTGAGGGCGGTGTTCCAGAGATTGATCAGGAGCGGCGTGCGCGAATCACCGAGAGCCACGAGGGTGGTGCCGAGGATGCTGCCGAGGCTGGCGAAGGCGAGGGCGCCGACGAGGAGCGGCACCGCGGCAGCCGCTGCCTGATACGACGGCGGTGCGAGCAAGGCCAGGAGCTCGTGACGGAAGAAGCCGAGCAGCACGGTGAGGAGGGCGAAGCCGAAGCTCATGAGCCGGAGCGAGGCCGCGAGCAGACGGCGGGCCCGCTCGAGTTCGGCCTGGGCGAGAAAACGCGACATGTGCGGCAAGTACACCTGAGTGTACGAGCGCAACACCATGGAGAGCTGATCGGGAATGCGGCTGGCCACGGAGAAATGGCTCACCGCCACGGGGCCGGTGAGGCCGGCGATGAGCAAAGTGTTCAAGCGATTGGCGCCGTAAGCGAGGAGCGTGTTGAGGTAGAGCGGAAAACCGAAGCGCAGCTGCGCGGCAGCCGTGGGGGGGTGGAGGCGGACGCTCCCGCCCTGCCCGGTCGACCAGGCGGAGAGCGCCGCGGCGAGGAACAGCGACAGCACCTCGGCCAGGAAGAGACCCTCCACCTGCATTCCCGCCCCACGGACGAGAGCCACGATCAGCAGCAGTCGCACCAAGCTGGAGAGCAGGGCGTAGAGCGCGATGACCCGGAAACGCTGCAGCCCCTGCAGGAAACTGGTGTAGAGCTCGCCGAGGCTGTTCACGATCACGAAGGCGTACACGTAGGGGTAACGCGAGGCGATGGATTCGGCGGCGAAGAGACGCAGCACCCAGGGTTTGGCCGCGGCGAGGGCGAGGCAGAGAGCGAGGAGCGCCGCAGCGCGCAGGCAGAGCACCGTCTGCATCAGCCGGCGCGCGCTCGCTTCGTCCGGCGCCAGCGGCAGGTGCCGGGCGACGCCCAGGCCGATGCCGAGATCGGCAAGGTTGGCGAGCAGCGCCGCGACGGAGGTGAGGATCCAGTAGGCGCCGAGATCGGCCTCCGGAATGGCGCCGGTCACGAGACGCAGCGCCAGCAGACCGAGGACGATGCGGCCGAGGTTGCCCGCCCAGGTGAGAACGACGCTCTCGACGAAGTGGCTCTTGAAGCGTGCCGTCTGGGTCGGTGTGGGGGGCACGGGAATGAGCGACCACCGCCTCCGGGCGCCTGCGGGGGGGAGGCCCCGGCGCTCGCCGGAGTCTACCTTCTCGGGGTGGTGGGCAAGCACCGCGCGCCGACCGGCGAGCCACCCGGCCGACACCGAGGCCTGTGCTACCATGAGACCCGAGTGGCGCGGGGCGCCGCTCTCCGCCCTTCTTCAAACCCCCTCGGGAACCCATGTGCGGCATCGCCGGTCTCCTGCACCGTGACCCTGCGCGCCCGGCCGACGCCGAGCAGGTCCGGCGCATGTGCGGCACCCTGGTGCACCGGGGGCCGGACGGCGAGGGCTTCCACGTCCGCGGCCCGGTGGGTCTCGGCACGCGGCGGCTCGCCATCATCGACGTCGAGGGCGGCGACCAGCCGCTCTACAACGAAGACGGCAGCATCGCCGTGGTGCAGAACGGCGAGATCTACAACTACATGGAGCTGCGGCGCGAGCTGGAAGCCCTGGGGCACCGCTTCCGCACCCAGAGCGACACGGAAGTCTTGGTGCACGCCTACGAAGCCTGGGGGGACGACTTCGTCCAGCACCTGAACGGGATGTGGGCTTGCGCGCTGTGGGATGCGCTGCGTTCACGCCTGCTGCTTTCCCGTGACCGTCTCGGCATCAAGCCGCTCCACTACGCCTGGGACGGCGACACGCTTCTCTTCGGCTCGGAAATCAAGGCGCTCCTCGCCGGCGGCTGGGCGGCTGAGCCGCACTGGGAGGTGCTGGACGCCTACGTGGCCTTCGGCTTCGTGCCCGAGCCGCATTCGCTGTATCGGGGCGTGCACAAACTGCCTCCAGCCACCCATCTGATCGTGGAGAACGGCGCTCGACCGCGGCTCCAGACCTACTGGCAGCCGCCCGTCGTGGACGAGAGCGAGGCCCGGCGCGACGAGGAGCGCATCGTCGAGGAATTCAGCGCTCTGCTGGCAGACGCGGTGCGCTTGCAGCTCAGGAGCGATGTGCCCCTCGGTGCCTTCCTTTCCGGCGGACTCGACTCGGGGAGCATCGTCACCCTTGCCAGCGAGAGCACACGGTCGCTCAGGACCTTCACCATCGGCTTCGAAACCGACGGCTACGACGAACGCGCCCTCGCCCGCAGCGTGGCTGAGCGGGCGGGCTCGCAGCACCTGGAACGCGTCGTCACCTACGACGATCTGGAAGCGACGCTCTGCACCTTGGGGCAGGCCTTCGACGAGCCCTTCGGCGACAGCTCGGCCATCGCCGCTTACGCCTTGGCCGGCGTGGCGCGGGAGAAGGTGACCGTGGCGCTCTCCGGCGACGGGGGCGACGAGGTGCTTGCCGGCTACACCCGTTATCAGGGCGAGAAGTTCAGCGCCGCCTATGGGGTGCTCCCCGGGGTGCTGCGCCGGACGGTGTTGCCGGGTTGTGTGCAGGCGGCGCGGAGGCTGAGCCGCGGCGGGCTCCGCCACCGGCTCGAGCGCACGGCACGTGTCCTCGAGGCCGCGAACCTCGGCTTCGAGGAGCGGATCGCGCGCAAGCAGTCCTTCTCCTCGCCGGCTTCCCGCCGTCGGTTGCTGCGCGCCGGGGCCATCCGGCCTGCCCGCGAGTTCGTCGACGACACACTCCGTCATTGCCCGGTGCGAGACAACTTCCAGCGCCTCAACTGGTTCGACCTCAAGATGATGCTCCCCTCGGAGATGCTCACCAAGGTGGATCGAACGAGCATGGCCCATTCGCTCGAGGTGCGCGTGCCTTTCCTCGACCACCGGCTGGTCGAGCTCATGACCTCGGTGAGCGCCGCGGTGAAGATGCCGGGGTACAGGCGCAAACACGTGCTGCGCCAGGCCATGCAGGCGAAGCTGCCACCGGCGGTGCTTTCCGCCCCCAAGCGCGGCTTCGACGTGCCGGTGCGCGAGTGGTTCCGCGGCGAAGCGGGAGCGACGCTGTTGCGAGAGCGGCTGGGGAGCGGGGCGCTGGACGAGGTCGTGGATGTCCGGGCGCTGCGAGAGGTCGTCGACGAACATCGTCGCGGCCTGGCGGACCACGGCGTGCACTTGTGGATCCTCCTGCAACTCGCCGCCTGGAGCGAGAGCCTGGGGCGGGTGACACAAGGCGCATGAACCAGCAGCGGCGCGAAGCCGGTGACGTGACGACGGGGATGGGCAGCGTTTGGCAGAGCGGCGGCAGCCAGCGCCCGCTCCGCGTTCTCATGGGCGTGCCGGCCCCGGGGGCCACGGCCGGCGGAACGGCGCTGCTGCTGCCCATGCTGGTGGAAGATCTGCGCCAGAGCCGTGACCTGGAACTCTTCCACATGCCCTACGGGCGCTGGGAGGAAGGCGAGCCGTTGCCGCTCAAGATCTGGCACCAGATCGTGGATGTGGCGCGCTACCCGGGGCGGTTGCGCGCCGCCGATCCGGACCTGGTGCACTTGAACACCTGCCTCGACCGGAGAGCACTGCTGCGCGACACGACCTTCGTCGCTCTGAGCCGACTCCTGGGCCGGCGCGTCTTCCTGGAGTGGCACGGCTCGGAAACCGCTCTGCTCCACTCTGGCGCCCTGCCCTGGAGAGCTCTGGGGCGCCTGCTCCTGCGTTCGGTGCAGGCGCTGGGCACGCTTT
Proteins encoded in this window:
- a CDS encoding glucose-1-phosphate cytidylyltransferase codes for the protein MSGSPSAQGTPLADVPVVILCGGMGMRLAGETEFKPKPMVRVGPHPMLWHIMKIYSAFGCRRFILCLGYKMEVIKEWVLNYRVMDNDFTMHLGPEARTEVHAGNAHEPWRITCADTGLETMTGGRLYHVARYVQGEHFFATYGDGLADIDIRALYDFHLREGRIGTVTGVRPDSRFGVIESESGRRVDHFREKPQLDSYVSGGFFVFRREFLSWLDPQAVLEREPLDRLAAAGQLSLYRHDGFWKSMDTYRDFTDYNEMWKRGETPWKVW
- a CDS encoding lipopolysaccharide biosynthesis protein, producing the protein MPPTPTQTARFKSHFVESVVLTWAGNLGRIVLGLLALRLVTGAIPEADLGAYWILTSVAALLANLADLGIGLGVARHLPLAPDEASARRLMQTVLCLRAAALLALCLALAAAKPWVLRLFAAESIASRYPYVYAFVIVNSLGELYTSFLQGLQRFRVIALYALLSSLVRLLLIVALVRGAGMQVEGLFLAEVLSLFLAAALSAWSTGQGGSVRLHPPTAAAQLRFGFPLYLNTLLAYGANRLNTLLIAGLTGPVAVSHFSVASRIPDQLSMVLRSYTQVYLPHMSRFLAQAELERARRLLAASLRLMSFGFALLTVLLGFFRHELLALLAPPSYQAAAAAVPLLVGALAFASLGSILGTTLVALGDSRTPLLINLWNTALSIALQFVLIRNWGLLGAAWASFLFNVLAWAVTDVVVSRRLRPAGRGYLGLLVFLAGVLLAGLRAGVALRLALLAAAAATCVALSRPLRQDIVEVWKSRRAGGSG
- the asnB gene encoding asparagine synthase (glutamine-hydrolyzing) — translated: MCGIAGLLHRDPARPADAEQVRRMCGTLVHRGPDGEGFHVRGPVGLGTRRLAIIDVEGGDQPLYNEDGSIAVVQNGEIYNYMELRRELEALGHRFRTQSDTEVLVHAYEAWGDDFVQHLNGMWACALWDALRSRLLLSRDRLGIKPLHYAWDGDTLLFGSEIKALLAGGWAAEPHWEVLDAYVAFGFVPEPHSLYRGVHKLPPATHLIVENGARPRLQTYWQPPVVDESEARRDEERIVEEFSALLADAVRLQLRSDVPLGAFLSGGLDSGSIVTLASESTRSLRTFTIGFETDGYDERALARSVAERAGSQHLERVVTYDDLEATLCTLGQAFDEPFGDSSAIAAYALAGVAREKVTVALSGDGGDEVLAGYTRYQGEKFSAAYGVLPGVLRRTVLPGCVQAARRLSRGGLRHRLERTARVLEAANLGFEERIARKQSFSSPASRRRLLRAGAIRPAREFVDDTLRHCPVRDNFQRLNWFDLKMMLPSEMLTKVDRTSMAHSLEVRVPFLDHRLVELMTSVSAAVKMPGYRRKHVLRQAMQAKLPPAVLSAPKRGFDVPVREWFRGEAGATLLRERLGSGALDEVVDVRALREVVDEHRRGLADHGVHLWILLQLAAWSESLGRVTQGA